A window from Micromonospora profundi encodes these proteins:
- a CDS encoding AMP-dependent synthetase/ligase, which produces MREFSVPPIVTVGEAANLTDPVWDNAEVAPDTVQFARATRSADGTVTTWAEITCLQFRDEVAAVARGLIAAGVQQGDRVALMSRTRYEWTLLDYAIWAAGAVTVPIYETSSPEQAAWILADSGAVAVVVETPAHAALVDGIRERVPELNHVWQIEQGAVDELVTTGAAVELVEVEQRRKATRASDLATIIYTSGTTGRPKGCMLTHRNMYADIANAVPVLPNLFNAGAATLLFLPLAHAFARLIQIGVVQARATMAHCSDTKNLIAELQDFRPTFVLSVPRVFEKVYNGAKQKAEANGKGGIFARAEQVAIAYSEALETPRGPSLTLRAQHAVFDRLVYRKLRAALGGRCRDAISGGAPLGARLGHFFRGIGVPILEGYGLTETSPAAAANLPTGTRIGTVGRPLPGVTVRIEDDGEILIAGDLVFQGYWHNEVATAEALTADGWFRTGDLGQLDDDGYLTITGRKKELIVTAAGKNVAPAVLEDLVRSHPLVSQCVVVGDRQPFIAALVTIDEEALPTFLENAGLPADTPVEQLREHEGLRAEIQSAIDTANQSVSKAEAIKVFRILPQDFTETTGEMTPSMKVKRQVVHKTYAAEIADIYRG; this is translated from the coding sequence GTGCGCGAGTTCTCTGTTCCGCCGATCGTCACCGTCGGCGAGGCGGCCAACCTCACCGATCCGGTGTGGGACAACGCCGAGGTCGCACCGGACACCGTCCAGTTCGCCCGCGCCACCCGGTCGGCCGACGGCACCGTCACCACCTGGGCGGAGATCACCTGCCTCCAGTTCCGCGACGAGGTCGCGGCGGTGGCCCGAGGGCTGATCGCAGCCGGCGTCCAGCAGGGCGACCGCGTCGCGCTGATGAGCCGCACCCGCTACGAGTGGACGCTGCTGGACTACGCCATCTGGGCGGCCGGCGCGGTCACCGTGCCGATCTACGAGACGTCAAGCCCCGAGCAGGCCGCGTGGATCCTCGCCGACTCCGGCGCGGTCGCCGTCGTGGTGGAGACCCCCGCGCACGCCGCCCTCGTCGACGGAATCCGCGAGCGGGTGCCGGAGCTGAACCACGTCTGGCAGATCGAGCAGGGCGCCGTCGACGAGCTGGTCACCACCGGCGCCGCCGTCGAGTTGGTCGAGGTGGAGCAGCGCCGCAAGGCGACCCGCGCCAGCGACCTGGCCACCATCATCTACACCAGTGGCACCACCGGCCGGCCCAAGGGCTGCATGCTGACCCACCGCAACATGTACGCCGACATCGCCAACGCGGTCCCGGTACTGCCGAACCTGTTCAACGCCGGCGCGGCCACCCTGCTCTTCCTGCCGCTGGCGCACGCCTTCGCCCGGCTCATCCAGATCGGCGTGGTGCAGGCCCGGGCCACGATGGCGCACTGCTCCGACACCAAGAACCTGATCGCCGAGTTGCAGGACTTCCGGCCGACCTTCGTGCTCTCCGTACCCCGGGTGTTCGAGAAGGTCTACAACGGGGCCAAGCAGAAGGCCGAGGCCAACGGCAAGGGCGGCATCTTCGCCCGCGCCGAGCAGGTCGCCATCGCGTACAGCGAGGCGTTGGAGACACCGCGCGGGCCGAGCCTGACGCTGCGGGCCCAGCACGCGGTCTTCGACAGGCTTGTCTACCGCAAGCTGCGCGCGGCGCTCGGCGGCCGGTGTCGCGACGCCATCTCCGGCGGCGCCCCGCTCGGTGCCCGGCTCGGCCACTTCTTCCGCGGCATCGGCGTGCCGATCCTTGAGGGCTACGGGCTGACCGAGACCTCGCCCGCCGCCGCCGCGAACCTGCCCACCGGCACCCGGATCGGCACTGTCGGTCGGCCGCTGCCCGGCGTGACAGTGCGCATCGAGGACGACGGCGAGATCCTGATCGCCGGTGACCTGGTCTTCCAGGGCTACTGGCACAACGAGGTGGCGACCGCCGAGGCCCTCACCGCCGACGGCTGGTTCCGCACTGGCGACCTGGGCCAGCTCGACGACGACGGCTACCTCACCATCACCGGCCGCAAGAAGGAGCTGATCGTCACCGCCGCGGGCAAGAACGTCGCCCCGGCCGTGCTGGAGGACCTGGTCCGGTCGCACCCGCTGGTCAGCCAGTGTGTCGTCGTCGGCGACCGCCAGCCGTTCATCGCGGCGCTCGTCACCATCGACGAGGAGGCGTTGCCGACGTTCCTGGAGAACGCCGGGCTGCCCGCCGACACCCCCGTCGAGCAACTGCGCGAGCACGAGGGTCTGCGGGCGGAGATCCAGTCGGCGATCGACACCGCCAACCAGTCCGTCTCCAAGGCCGAGGCGATCAAGGTCTTCCGGATCCTGCCCCAGGACTTCACCGAGACCACCGGTGAGATGACCCCGTCGATGAAGGTCAAGCGACAGGTCGTGCACAAGACGTACGCGGCTGAGATCGCCGATATCTATCGGGGCTGA
- a CDS encoding alpha/beta hydrolase, with product MRGREWSRPVRPARREVVSAVPELEQGRPPLLFVPGFGHGAWAFAEHWLGHSASRGFPAYAMSLRGHGGSEPAPEATLRAYTHDVAQVAAGLPRQAVLVGHGAGALVVAHALARYPARGAVLVAPVFGGWKVFGAALRRNPAGTLPAVFGGPLRLSRGQLFSRELPDEEARRYVGRLGRAGRRAQWSLLGEPAAEPAVGSPPVLVLGSPDDRVVPASTLTRVARRYGSAPLLFPGMGHDMMLDVRWAEPIDAILDWLEKEPVAR from the coding sequence ATGCGGGGCCGGGAGTGGTCCCGCCCGGTCCGGCCGGCGCGGCGTGAGGTGGTAAGCGCCGTTCCCGAGTTGGAGCAGGGGCGGCCTCCGCTGCTGTTCGTTCCGGGGTTCGGTCACGGCGCGTGGGCGTTCGCCGAGCACTGGCTGGGCCACTCCGCGTCGCGGGGCTTCCCGGCGTACGCGATGAGCCTTCGGGGGCACGGCGGCAGTGAGCCGGCGCCGGAGGCGACGCTGCGCGCGTACACCCATGATGTGGCCCAGGTGGCGGCGGGCCTGCCGCGGCAGGCGGTGCTTGTGGGGCACGGTGCCGGGGCGCTCGTGGTGGCGCACGCGCTGGCCCGCTACCCGGCGCGCGGCGCGGTGCTGGTGGCGCCGGTCTTCGGTGGGTGGAAGGTGTTCGGGGCGGCGTTGCGCCGCAACCCGGCCGGCACGTTGCCGGCGGTGTTCGGGGGGCCGCTGCGGCTCAGCCGTGGGCAGTTGTTCAGCCGTGAGTTGCCCGACGAGGAGGCCCGGCGGTACGTCGGCCGGCTCGGTCGGGCGGGCCGGCGGGCGCAGTGGTCGCTGCTGGGTGAGCCGGCGGCGGAACCGGCCGTGGGCTCGCCGCCGGTGCTGGTGCTGGGCAGCCCGGACGACCGGGTGGTGCCGGCGTCGACGTTGACGCGGGTGGCCCGCCGGTACGGCTCGGCGCCGCTGCTGTTCCCCGGGATGGGGCACGACATGATGCTCGACGTGCGGTGGGCCGAGCCGATCGACGCGATCCTTGACTGGCTGGAGAAGGAGCCGGTGGCGCGCTGA
- a CDS encoding alpha,alpha-trehalose-phosphate synthase (UDP-forming), with protein MRQSSLVVVANRLPIDDNQAPDGACEWRRSPGGLVSALHPLLRHTPATWVGWAGGTGPAPTLPDVDGVRMHTVPLSHEDLRDHYEGFSNATLWPLYHDAVEQPEHHRRWWEAYQRVNQRFAEATAEVAEPGAVVWVQDYHLQLVPGQLRALRPDLRIGFFLHVPFPPPELFMQLPRRAELLQGMLGADLVGFQRAQAAHNFAQLVTRVLELPATDRRIGIDDRVVRIGAFPVSIDTTEMEALAARPDVAARARRLRQDLGDPRQVILSVDRMDYTKGIEQRLKAYSELLASGDVKVHDTVLVQVAMPSRERVGQYQILRERIEREVGRINGEYGRVGEPAIHYLTQPFDRAELAALYRVADVMAVTPLRDGMNLVAKEYVAARVDDTGALLLSEFAGTAAELSQAYLVNPHDLEGLKQAICTALRTSPADTTERMRAMRAHLHQHDIRAWARSYLSALDESGALVSRLTRTDDTPDDTIRVPRPADRTTERATG; from the coding sequence ATGCGACAGAGTTCCCTCGTGGTGGTGGCCAACCGCCTCCCCATCGACGACAACCAGGCACCTGACGGGGCCTGCGAGTGGCGCCGAAGCCCCGGCGGGCTGGTGAGCGCGCTGCACCCGCTGCTGCGGCACACCCCGGCCACCTGGGTCGGGTGGGCCGGCGGCACCGGCCCGGCCCCCACGCTTCCCGACGTCGACGGCGTCCGGATGCACACCGTCCCCCTCAGCCACGAGGATCTCCGCGACCACTACGAGGGGTTCTCCAACGCCACCCTCTGGCCGCTCTACCACGACGCCGTCGAGCAGCCCGAGCACCACCGCCGATGGTGGGAGGCGTACCAGCGGGTCAACCAGCGCTTCGCCGAGGCCACCGCCGAGGTCGCCGAGCCCGGCGCTGTGGTCTGGGTGCAGGACTACCACCTGCAACTGGTCCCCGGGCAGTTGCGCGCCCTGCGACCCGACCTGCGCATCGGGTTCTTCCTGCACGTGCCGTTCCCGCCACCGGAGCTGTTCATGCAGCTGCCCCGCCGGGCCGAGCTGCTGCAGGGCATGCTCGGCGCCGATCTGGTCGGCTTCCAGCGCGCCCAGGCCGCGCACAACTTCGCGCAGCTCGTCACAAGGGTGCTGGAGCTGCCGGCCACCGACCGTCGGATCGGGATCGACGACCGGGTGGTCCGCATCGGCGCGTTCCCCGTCTCCATCGACACCACCGAGATGGAGGCCCTCGCCGCCCGCCCCGACGTGGCCGCCCGCGCCCGCCGACTCCGCCAGGACCTCGGCGACCCCCGGCAGGTCATCCTCAGCGTGGACCGGATGGACTACACAAAGGGCATCGAGCAGCGCCTCAAGGCGTACAGCGAGCTGCTCGCCAGCGGCGACGTCAAGGTCCACGACACGGTCCTCGTCCAGGTGGCCATGCCGAGCCGGGAACGCGTCGGCCAGTACCAGATCCTGCGCGAGCGGATCGAGCGTGAGGTGGGCCGGATCAACGGCGAATACGGCCGCGTCGGCGAGCCGGCCATCCACTACCTCACCCAGCCCTTCGACAGGGCCGAGTTGGCAGCGCTCTACCGGGTCGCCGACGTGATGGCGGTGACCCCGCTGCGCGACGGGATGAACCTGGTCGCCAAGGAGTACGTGGCCGCCCGGGTGGACGACACGGGTGCGCTGCTGCTCAGCGAGTTCGCCGGCACCGCCGCCGAGCTGTCCCAGGCGTACCTGGTCAACCCGCACGACCTGGAAGGGCTCAAGCAGGCGATCTGCACTGCGCTGCGGACCAGCCCGGCCGACACCACCGAGCGGATGCGGGCCATGCGCGCCCACCTGCACCAGCACGACATCCGGGCCTGGGCACGCTCCTACCTCAGCGCCCTCGACGAAAGCGGTGCCCTGGTCAGCCGCCTGACCAGGACCGACGACACCCCCGACGACACCATCCGGGTGCCACGACCCGCCGACCGCACCACCGAACGCGCCACCGGCTGA
- a CDS encoding lysophospholipid acyltransferase family protein — MFYWLLKYVLLGPLLKLIFRPQVEGLDNVPATGPVILASNHLSFSDSIFTPLITRRKVTFVAKAEYFTGKGIKGWLTRMFFVGTGTIPVDRSGGQAARAALDTQLQVLRAGGVAGIYPEGTRSPDGRLYRGKTGVARLALESGAVVVPVAMLNADQIQPPGKLIPRIARVRIRFGAPLDFSRYQGMAGDRFVERAVTDEIMYELMELSGREYVDIYAQKLKQLAPAPAAT, encoded by the coding sequence GTGTTCTACTGGCTGCTGAAGTACGTTCTCCTCGGTCCGCTGCTCAAGCTGATCTTCCGCCCGCAGGTGGAGGGTCTGGACAACGTGCCGGCGACCGGCCCGGTGATCCTGGCCAGCAACCACCTCTCCTTCTCCGACTCGATCTTCACCCCGCTGATCACCAGGCGGAAGGTCACCTTCGTGGCCAAGGCCGAGTACTTCACCGGCAAGGGGATCAAGGGCTGGCTGACCAGGATGTTCTTCGTCGGCACCGGCACCATTCCGGTGGACCGCTCCGGCGGCCAGGCAGCCCGCGCGGCCCTGGACACCCAGTTGCAGGTGCTGCGCGCCGGGGGAGTGGCAGGCATCTACCCCGAGGGCACCCGATCCCCGGACGGCCGGCTCTACCGGGGCAAGACCGGCGTGGCGCGGCTCGCCCTGGAGAGCGGCGCGGTGGTGGTGCCCGTGGCGATGCTCAACGCCGACCAGATCCAGCCGCCCGGCAAGCTCATCCCCAGGATCGCTCGGGTGCGGATCCGCTTCGGCGCCCCACTCGACTTCTCCCGCTACCAGGGGATGGCCGGTGACCGGTTCGTCGAGCGCGCGGTCACCGACGAGATCATGTACGAGCTGATGGAACTCTCCGGCCGCGAGTACGTCGACATCTACGCCCAGAAGCTCAAGCAGCTCGCCCCCGCCCCGGCAGCCACCTGA
- a CDS encoding flavin-containing monooxygenase, which yields MSTSTDHGRPDPEGTPSAQSRDVRPLSDRSDTVCVIGAGASGLTAIKNLREHGFGVDCYERETGVGGAWNWRHDRSPVYASTHLISSKPFTQFPDFPMPDSWPDYPHHSQLLSYFERYADHFDLRSHIWFGTEVVRVEPAEGDRWDVTTRSTGGYGPERTSRYAAVVIANGHNWSPKLPRYEGLEQFRGEIMHASSYKDPAQLRGKRVLVVGAGNTGCDIAVEAAQQASRCWHSTRRGYWYAPKYVLGRPADQVNDSLLALRVPLRVRQWLYHWTLRLTVGDLTRFGLPKPDHRVYETHPIANSQLVYYVGHGGIGPVPDVARFHPYAVELADGREIDPELVIFATGYLPRFEFLDASVFGDSAGTGRPTLWLNAFTPGHPTLAVAGLVQPDSGLFALSHWQTVLFARLLRARRDRPERAAAFAQRVRDRAGERYSGQVKDSSRHWFEVGHADYLRAVQRALHDLEGK from the coding sequence GTGTCCACCTCCACCGACCACGGCCGGCCCGACCCGGAGGGGACGCCGTCGGCGCAGAGCCGCGACGTCCGCCCCCTGTCCGATCGGAGCGACACGGTCTGCGTCATCGGGGCCGGGGCCAGCGGCCTGACGGCCATCAAGAACCTGCGCGAGCACGGCTTCGGGGTGGACTGCTACGAACGGGAGACCGGAGTCGGCGGCGCCTGGAACTGGCGCCACGATCGCAGCCCGGTGTACGCGAGCACCCACCTGATCTCGTCGAAGCCGTTCACCCAGTTCCCCGACTTCCCGATGCCGGACTCCTGGCCGGACTACCCGCACCACAGCCAGCTGCTCTCGTACTTCGAGCGCTACGCCGACCATTTCGACCTGCGGTCGCACATCTGGTTCGGCACCGAGGTGGTCCGTGTGGAGCCCGCCGAGGGGGACCGCTGGGACGTGACGACCCGCTCCACCGGCGGGTACGGCCCGGAGCGCACCTCCCGCTACGCCGCGGTGGTGATCGCCAACGGGCACAACTGGTCGCCGAAGCTGCCCCGCTACGAGGGCCTTGAGCAGTTCCGTGGCGAGATCATGCACGCCTCGTCCTACAAGGACCCGGCGCAGTTGCGCGGCAAGCGGGTCCTCGTGGTGGGCGCCGGCAACACCGGCTGCGACATCGCCGTGGAGGCCGCCCAGCAGGCCTCGCGCTGCTGGCACTCCACCCGGCGCGGCTACTGGTACGCCCCGAAGTATGTCCTCGGCCGCCCCGCCGACCAGGTCAACGACTCGCTGCTGGCGCTGCGGGTGCCGCTGCGGGTACGCCAGTGGCTCTACCACTGGACGCTGCGGCTGACCGTTGGCGACCTGACCCGCTTCGGCCTGCCCAAGCCCGACCACCGGGTGTACGAGACGCACCCGATCGCCAACAGCCAGCTCGTCTACTACGTGGGCCATGGCGGGATCGGCCCGGTGCCCGACGTGGCCCGGTTCCACCCGTACGCGGTGGAGCTGGCCGACGGCCGCGAGATCGACCCCGAGCTCGTCATCTTCGCCACGGGTTACCTGCCGCGTTTCGAGTTCCTCGACGCATCGGTGTTCGGTGACAGCGCCGGCACGGGTCGGCCCACGCTGTGGCTCAACGCGTTCACACCGGGGCACCCGACGCTCGCGGTGGCCGGCCTGGTGCAGCCGGACTCCGGGTTGTTCGCCCTGTCGCACTGGCAGACGGTGCTCTTCGCCCGGCTGTTGCGGGCCCGCCGGGACCGGCCGGAGCGGGCCGCGGCGTTCGCGCAGCGGGTGCGCGACCGGGCCGGGGAGCGCTACTCCGGGCAGGTCAAGGACAGCAGCCGGCACTGGTTCGAGGTCGGTCACGCCGACTATCTGCGCGCCGTCCAGCGCGCCCTGCACGACCTGGAGGGCAAGTGA
- a CDS encoding SRPBCC family protein — protein sequence MADSSTQSIIIGASPDRVAAVICDFSRYPEWTEAVRRAEVIEEYEDGYASQVRFTIDAGVMADEYVLAYEYAEDVSRVEWHLVAPSKMQKSQRGSYDLAANPDGSTTVTYTLEVELSVGMLGMFRRKAEKMIMDTALKQLKRRVEAPGTAQ from the coding sequence ATGGCGGACTCCTCCACCCAGTCGATCATCATCGGCGCGTCACCGGACCGGGTGGCGGCGGTCATCTGTGACTTCTCGCGGTACCCGGAGTGGACCGAGGCGGTGCGCCGCGCCGAGGTGATCGAGGAGTACGAGGACGGCTACGCCAGCCAGGTGCGTTTCACCATCGACGCCGGGGTGATGGCCGACGAGTACGTGCTCGCCTACGAGTACGCCGAGGACGTGTCGCGCGTCGAGTGGCATCTCGTCGCCCCCTCGAAGATGCAGAAGAGCCAGCGCGGCTCGTACGACCTGGCGGCCAACCCGGACGGCAGCACCACGGTGACCTACACGCTTGAGGTCGAGTTGTCCGTGGGAATGCTCGGCATGTTCCGGCGCAAGGCCGAAAAGATGATCATGGACACCGCGTTGAAGCAGCTCAAGCGCCGGGTAGAAGCACCCGGTACAGCGCAGTGA
- a CDS encoding ROK family glucokinase has protein sequence MTLTIGVDVGGTKVAGGVVDDTGKVLVQARRDTPADDVGKTRDVIIELVSELAAGRVIEGVGIGAAGWIDAHRSTVLFAPNLAWRDEPLREYVSSAVGVPVIVENDANVAAWAEFRYGAARAADDSMVMFTIGTGVGGGIVLGGDLVRGAHGIAAELGHMLAVPDGHQCGCGRLGCIEQYASGSALVRFARAGARQEPQRAAALLDLAGGEAEAITGPMVTAAAQGGDMVSAEAFAQIGRWLGTSLADMAQILDPQALVVGGGVIDAGDLLLGPTRRSYVESLAQRGRLPVAEVLPAELGNSAGVIGAADLARRI, from the coding sequence GTGACGCTGACCATCGGAGTCGACGTCGGTGGCACGAAGGTGGCCGGCGGTGTCGTGGACGACACCGGCAAGGTCCTCGTGCAGGCCCGACGGGACACTCCCGCCGATGACGTCGGCAAGACCCGCGACGTCATCATCGAGCTGGTCAGCGAGCTGGCTGCCGGGCGCGTCATCGAGGGCGTCGGCATCGGTGCGGCCGGCTGGATCGACGCTCACCGCTCCACTGTCCTCTTCGCCCCCAACCTGGCCTGGCGCGACGAGCCGCTGCGCGAGTACGTCAGCAGCGCGGTCGGGGTGCCGGTGATCGTCGAGAACGACGCGAACGTGGCCGCCTGGGCCGAGTTCCGCTACGGCGCAGCCCGGGCCGCCGACGACTCCATGGTCATGTTCACGATCGGCACCGGCGTCGGCGGTGGCATCGTGCTCGGCGGTGACCTGGTCCGCGGCGCGCACGGCATCGCCGCGGAGCTGGGCCACATGCTTGCCGTGCCGGACGGTCACCAGTGCGGCTGCGGGCGGCTTGGCTGCATCGAGCAGTACGCCAGCGGCAGCGCCCTGGTCCGCTTCGCCCGCGCCGGCGCCCGACAGGAGCCGCAACGTGCCGCGGCGCTGCTGGACCTGGCCGGTGGCGAGGCCGAGGCGATCACCGGCCCGATGGTGACCGCCGCCGCGCAGGGCGGCGACATGGTCTCCGCCGAGGCGTTCGCGCAGATCGGCCGCTGGCTGGGCACCAGCCTCGCCGACATGGCGCAGATCCTCGACCCGCAGGCCCTTGTCGTCGGCGGTGGCGTGATCGACGCCGGTGACCTGCTGCTCGGCCCGACCCGCCGCTCCTACGTCGAATCGCTCGCCCAGCGGGGCCGCCTGCCGGTGGCCGAGGTGCTCCCCGCCGAGCTGGGCAACAGCGCAGGGGTGATCGGCGCGGCCGACCTGGCCCGGCGGATCTGA
- a CDS encoding endonuclease/exonuclease/phosphatase family protein translates to MDEVSGVPLRVVSYNIHSQRDDTAALAAVVRAARPDVVIVQEGPRRFRWREKSAALAESFGLVVASGGLPALGNLLLTSLRVQVTGTRCQRFPLTPGRHLRGAAYAECRVGGARFSLVGSHLSTDPAERPGQAAELKRGLAAAGGPVVVGADLNEGPDGPAWATVADGLTDAAVAADRADRLTYSCADPRRRIDALFVDPRVTVVDYDVVDTPQTRRASDHFPVLVDLLLPSSG, encoded by the coding sequence ATGGACGAGGTCTCGGGCGTACCACTGCGTGTGGTGTCGTACAACATCCACAGCCAGCGCGACGACACCGCCGCGTTGGCGGCGGTGGTCCGGGCCGCGCGCCCGGACGTGGTGATCGTGCAGGAAGGGCCGCGCCGGTTCCGGTGGCGGGAGAAGTCCGCCGCCCTCGCCGAGTCGTTCGGGCTGGTGGTGGCCTCCGGTGGGCTGCCCGCGCTGGGCAACCTGCTGCTGACCAGCCTGCGCGTGCAGGTGACAGGCACCAGGTGCCAGCGCTTCCCGCTGACCCCGGGCCGGCACCTGCGCGGCGCCGCGTACGCCGAATGCCGGGTCGGCGGCGCCCGGTTCAGCCTGGTCGGCTCGCACCTGTCCACCGATCCTGCCGAACGTCCCGGGCAGGCCGCCGAGCTCAAGCGCGGCCTGGCGGCGGCGGGCGGCCCGGTGGTGGTCGGTGCCGACCTGAACGAGGGGCCGGACGGGCCGGCCTGGGCCACTGTGGCCGACGGGCTCACCGACGCCGCCGTGGCGGCCGACCGGGCGGACCGGCTCACCTACTCGTGCGCGGACCCGCGTCGGCGCATCGACGCGCTCTTCGTCGACCCGCGGGTCACAGTGGTCGACTACGACGTGGTGGACACTCCGCAGACCCGGCGGGCCAGCGATCATTTTCCGGTCCTGGTCGACCTGCTGCTGCCCAGCTCCGGCTGA